In Mus musculus strain C57BL/6J chromosome 9, GRCm38.p6 C57BL/6J, one genomic interval encodes:
- the Pxylp1 gene encoding 2-phosphoxylose phosphatase 1 isoform X2 — MDVRAAFLLLVHLIPVSATKNGGSSKSRKRIMPDPVTEPPTVDPVYEALLYCNIPSVAEHSMEGHAPHHYKLVSVHVFIRHGDRYPLYAIPKTKRPEIDCTLVASRKPYHPKLEAFISHMLKGSGASFESPLNSLPLYPNHPLCETGELTQTGVVQHLLNGQLLRDIYLRKHKLLPNNWSSDQLYLESTGKSRTLQSGLALLYGFLPEFDWKKVYFKHQPSALFCSGSCYCPLRNQYLEKEQRRQYLLRLKNSDLERTYGEMAKIVDIPTKQLRAANPIDSMLCHFCHNVSFPCSRSGCLGMEHFKVIKTHQIEDERERHEKLLYFGYSLLGAHPILNQTVNRMQRAASGWRDELFTLYSAHDVTLSPILSALGLLEARFPRFAARLVFELWQDRQKPSEHSVRILYNGADVTFHTSFCHDFHKRSPKPMCPLENLVRFVKRDMFVALDGSSTNYYDACHGEGA; from the exons ATGGACGTCCGTGCGGCCTTTCTCCTTCTGG TCCACTTGATCCCAGTGTCTGCCACAAAGAATGGAGGAAGCAGCAAGAGTCGAAAGAGGATCATGCCTGACCCAGTGACAGAGCCTCCCACCGTAGACCCGGTTTATGAAGCTCTTCTGTACTGCAACATTCCAAGCGTAGCGGAGCACAGCATGGAAG GTCATGCCCCGCATCATTATAAGCTGGTCTCCGTTCATGTGTTCATTCGCCATGGGGACAGGTACCCACTGTATGCCATTCCCAAAACAAAGCGGCCAGAAATCGACTGCACTCTAGTGGCTAGCAG GAAGCCGTATCACCCTAAACTAGAAGCTTTCATTAGTCACATGTTGAAAGGATCCGGAGCCTCTTTTGAAAGCCCCTTAAATTCCCTGCCTCTCTATCCTAACCATCCTCTGTGTGAGACGGGAGAGCTCACGCAGACAG GAGTCGTGCAGCATCTGCTGAATGGCCagctgctgagggacatctatcTGAGGAAACACAAACTTCTGCCCAACAACTGGTCCTCAGACCAGCTTTACCTGGAGAGCACGGGGAAGAGCCGCACCCTGCAGAGCGGGCTAGCCCTGCTCTACGGCTTCCTCCCAGAGTTTGACTGGAAGAAGGTTTATTTCAAGCACCAGCCAAGTGCCCTGTTCTGCTCTGGAAGCTGCTACTGCCCGCTGAGAAACCAGTATCTGGAGAAGGAACAGCGACGCCAGTACCTGCTACGTTTGAAGAACAGCGACCTAGAGAGGACCTACGGGGAGATGGCCAAGATTGTGGACATCCCCACGAAGCAGCTCCGCGCGGCCAACCCCATCGATTCCATGCTCTGCCACTTCTGCCACAATGTCAGCTTCCCCTGCAGCAGAAGCGGCTGCCTTGGCATGGAGCACTTCAAGGTGATCAAGACGCACCAGATAGAGGATGAGAGGGAGCGCCACGAGAAGCTCCTGTACTTTGGGTACTCCCTCCTCGGGGCCCACCCCATCCTAAATCAGACGGTCAACCGGATGCAGCGCGCTGCCTCGGGCTGGAGGGATGAGCTGTTCACCCTCTACTCTGCTCATGACGTCACCCTGTCACCCATCCTCAGTGCCTTGGGTCTTTTGGAAGCCAGGTTCCCGAGGTTTGCCGCCAGGCTGGTTTTTGAGCTCTGGCAAGACCGTCAAAAGCCCAGTGAACATTCGGTCCGAATTCTTTATAACGGGGCTGATGTTACCTTCCACACCTCCTTCTGCCATGACTTCCACAAGCGCTCTCCCAAGCCTATGTGTCCTCTTGAGAACTTGGTCCGCTTTGTCAAACGGGATATGTTTGTGGCCCTGGATGGCAGTAGTACTAACTATTACGATGCCTGTCATGGGGAAGGGGCCTAA
- the Pxylp1 gene encoding 2-phosphoxylose phosphatase 1 isoform X1, which translates to MLHRNRFLVLLALAGLLAFLSLSLQFFHLIPVSATKNGGSSKSRKRIMPDPVTEPPTVDPVYEALLYCNIPSVAEHSMEGHAPHHYKLVSVHVFIRHGDRYPLYAIPKTKRPEIDCTLVASRKPYHPKLEAFISHMLKGSGASFESPLNSLPLYPNHPLCETGELTQTGVVQHLLNGQLLRDIYLRKHKLLPNNWSSDQLYLESTGKSRTLQSGLALLYGFLPEFDWKKVYFKHQPSALFCSGSCYCPLRNQYLEKEQRRQYLLRLKNSDLERTYGEMAKIVDIPTKQLRAANPIDSMLCHFCHNVSFPCSRSGCLGMEHFKVIKTHQIEDERERHEKLLYFGYSLLGAHPILNQTVNRMQRAASGWRDELFTLYSAHDVTLSPILSALGLLEARFPRFAARLVFELWQDRQKPSEHSVRILYNGADVTFHTSFCHDFHKRSPKPMCPLENLVRFVKRDMFVALDGSSTNYYDACHGEGA; encoded by the exons ATGCTTCACCGTAATCGCTTCTTGGTGCTGCTGGCCCTGGCTGGGCTCTTGGCTTTCCTGAGCCTCAGCCTGCAGTTCT TCCACTTGATCCCAGTGTCTGCCACAAAGAATGGAGGAAGCAGCAAGAGTCGAAAGAGGATCATGCCTGACCCAGTGACAGAGCCTCCCACCGTAGACCCGGTTTATGAAGCTCTTCTGTACTGCAACATTCCAAGCGTAGCGGAGCACAGCATGGAAG GTCATGCCCCGCATCATTATAAGCTGGTCTCCGTTCATGTGTTCATTCGCCATGGGGACAGGTACCCACTGTATGCCATTCCCAAAACAAAGCGGCCAGAAATCGACTGCACTCTAGTGGCTAGCAG GAAGCCGTATCACCCTAAACTAGAAGCTTTCATTAGTCACATGTTGAAAGGATCCGGAGCCTCTTTTGAAAGCCCCTTAAATTCCCTGCCTCTCTATCCTAACCATCCTCTGTGTGAGACGGGAGAGCTCACGCAGACAG GAGTCGTGCAGCATCTGCTGAATGGCCagctgctgagggacatctatcTGAGGAAACACAAACTTCTGCCCAACAACTGGTCCTCAGACCAGCTTTACCTGGAGAGCACGGGGAAGAGCCGCACCCTGCAGAGCGGGCTAGCCCTGCTCTACGGCTTCCTCCCAGAGTTTGACTGGAAGAAGGTTTATTTCAAGCACCAGCCAAGTGCCCTGTTCTGCTCTGGAAGCTGCTACTGCCCGCTGAGAAACCAGTATCTGGAGAAGGAACAGCGACGCCAGTACCTGCTACGTTTGAAGAACAGCGACCTAGAGAGGACCTACGGGGAGATGGCCAAGATTGTGGACATCCCCACGAAGCAGCTCCGCGCGGCCAACCCCATCGATTCCATGCTCTGCCACTTCTGCCACAATGTCAGCTTCCCCTGCAGCAGAAGCGGCTGCCTTGGCATGGAGCACTTCAAGGTGATCAAGACGCACCAGATAGAGGATGAGAGGGAGCGCCACGAGAAGCTCCTGTACTTTGGGTACTCCCTCCTCGGGGCCCACCCCATCCTAAATCAGACGGTCAACCGGATGCAGCGCGCTGCCTCGGGCTGGAGGGATGAGCTGTTCACCCTCTACTCTGCTCATGACGTCACCCTGTCACCCATCCTCAGTGCCTTGGGTCTTTTGGAAGCCAGGTTCCCGAGGTTTGCCGCCAGGCTGGTTTTTGAGCTCTGGCAAGACCGTCAAAAGCCCAGTGAACATTCGGTCCGAATTCTTTATAACGGGGCTGATGTTACCTTCCACACCTCCTTCTGCCATGACTTCCACAAGCGCTCTCCCAAGCCTATGTGTCCTCTTGAGAACTTGGTCCGCTTTGTCAAACGGGATATGTTTGTGGCCCTGGATGGCAGTAGTACTAACTATTACGATGCCTGTCATGGGGAAGGGGCCTAA